GGATGCGTTTGAAATGAGTTCCCGAACGAAGATCTCCTTTTCGGTGTAGAGGCTGTGGATTACGATATCCAACAGTTGTTTGATCTCAGCTTTGAATTCGTGCTTTTCGGTGTTTTGTGCGCTCATGATTCTTTTATTATCAGTGCTTAAGAAATTTGGGGCTAAATGCGTTAAGGAGTGAGTCCAAGGCTTCAAGCAGTAATTTTTGCAGAGCAGGGCGCATGCGGTTTATTACGAGCCACGTTCCTTCAGTGACTCGGCTTCTAGCCAACTCAGTATGAACGCTCAGATACTCAAGATCACTGCGATTGCCGCTTTTGTTGCGGCGTTTGGCGCCTGGATTTATGGCGGCGCTCAGGCCGGCTTCTACAAGACATTCTACCAGATAAAGAAGGTAGACGAAATTACGGGACTGAGCTATTCGGAAGAAGTCCCCGCACTATTGCCCGGTGTGGAGACTTTGGCGCTAGGGTTTGGCGTATTTGTGCTCCTGCTCGCTGTGAGCGAGTGGATGGAGCTGAAGGCAAAGGGAGCTCGACAACTTTAAACCAACACCAAGAAAACCTATGAAAAAAACAACGCTAGCATTGCTAACCGTCGCCGCGATGGGATTTGGATCCCTGACCCAAGCCAAAGAATTTGACCTCGAAGATCCTAAGGGCGTCAACAACATCGTATTTCTGCTCGATGCTCCGCTCGAGTCTATCAACGGCACTGCGACCGGTATCACCGGCAGTGTGTCATTCGACTTGGCAGAGCCTGAAAGCACCTCGGGTAAGCTCGTGGTCGCGGTTGATTCTCTCTCGGTTGCCAACCCTAAGATGGTCGAGCACATGATGGGCGCCAAATGGCTCGCTGCCGAAGAATACCCAGAGATCAGCTACGAACTCACCGGCTTGAGCGATGTGGAGAAGGATGGGACCATGGTGAAGGGAACTGCTCACGGCGTCATGACCATCAAAGGCGTTAGCAAGGAGATGGAAGCGCCAATCACTTTTTCCTACCTCGAGGGTAAGCTAGCCGATCGCCAGCGTACGCCAGGGGATATCTTGGTCGTACGTTCTTCCTTCGACGTAAAGCGTAGCGACTTCGGCATCAACGAAGGCGAAATGGAGGATAAGGTCTCCGACGTAGTAGAGTTGCGTTTGAGCTTGGCCGGTTTCGCGCCAGACGAAACCTAAGACATTAAATTTTATCGCTGAGACCTGTTAGCGTTAAACAAAAACGCCCGCTTTCCATGCTGAGGAGAGCGGGCGATTTCGTTTTAGAGTGATTTTGTGAACGTCAGTTCAAGAGATCCGCGATATCCTCTTCTCCGTTTACGATTAAACGATCGATGATATCGACGATCAGGTTTACCTTTGGCTTCGTGCCCCATCCGTTCGCCCCAACTGCCTTACATTTCGCGATCATCTGGTCGTTGATCAAGGAGGAGAAAACGATAAGCGGAGTGTCGACTTTGAGGTCTTGCTTCACGTTTTTGCAGAAGGTCAAGCCGTCCATGACAGGCATTTCGATGTCGGTCAGGATCAGGTCGTAATATTCGTTGAAAGGTTTTCCGGTCGCTTTGGAGTCCTCGTGAGCTGCGCGAACCTTGTCCAGCGCTTCCTTGCCGTTGGTAGCCAATTCGATGTTGGTGAACCCAACTTCGTTAAGCTGGTTGAAGACCATTTTGCGAATCATGGCGGAGTCTTCCGCGAAGAGGATCTTGATATGGTCGCGAGGCTTAAACTCTTGCTCGATCTTGTTGATCTTCTGGCTGTCGACGACCATCCCCAACTTAGGATTGATAAGGGTTAGGATGTACTCGAGGTCGAGGATGAGAACCAAACGGTCTTCTAAGCGGATAATGCCGTTAACGTATGGGTTCTCTTGAGCAAAGCTGCTGCTGATTGGTTCGAACCGTTCCCAAGAAACGCGATGGATACGCTCTGCTCCATCGATTGCGAATGCGACGGTCTGATCGTTGAACTGGGTCACGAGCATGAGGGCTCGGCTAGAATCTGGTTCCTCCTCATAGATTCCAAGGATAGACCGGAGGTCGATGGTCATGGTGGGTTTGCCACGGAAAGTGATGCTGCCGAGTACGCCATTGGGGGGACAGTCGGCACGGGTGATCTTGAGCTGGTCGCGTTGGATGATCTGGTTTACCTTGGCAACGTTTACTCCGTAGTGCTGCCCGGCTATATTGAACTCGAAGACTTCGACTTCGTTTGTACCGACTTCGAGTAGAATGTCCGTTTTGGTGGAAACTTGGTTTGTTGTGGTTTTCAGAGACATTTTGGGTCTTACGTTTTCGGTTTGGGGCACTCGGTTCTCCAGTGTGGGGAAATCTGCTCCTTTCAAAGTATCGGAGGAAAAGAGAACCGCCTTGAGAATGAGACCTCCATTTTTTAGTAAAAAAGGCTTAAGTGACACTTGAGTACGACTCCTCATGCCTAGGTTGGGCCTGCAGAAATAGAAAAACCCCGCTCCTTAATAGAGCGGGGCTGAAATAAGTCGGTGGGTAAGAAATCCGTTCTACTTGTTGTCCGGTGTTTCCATCTCGAAACCGTGCACCTTCTCGTCTTCGCCATCGGTCGTGAGCACCTTCCAGATACACCAGACGAAAGTTCCGGTCACAGTGAGGGTTGATATTAGCATTATGATCCAGCCTCCGAATGTCATTTTACCTGCTCCTTTTCTATTTTGCCCTTAAATGTTCCGCCTGCAGTTAGCAAGGTGAGGAAGGCTCCCGTCAGAACGATCATGGCGACGCTCAACCAAGCGCTCCTGTTTGGTTCGATGAAGAGGTCTACTATATAGGAACTGTATTGCTTTTCATCACTACCGAATTGGAAGCCCAAGACGCTCGTGTAAAACCAAGACACGAAAACTACGATTAGGAATATTGGGCTCAGATATTTCATTACGAACTTGAAGAGCTTCGGTATCTTGATGGACGCGCCTTGGTGGGCCATGTCGAAGCCTTTGTCGATGCCGATAACCCAGCCAAAAATGATGATCTGAATGAGGGCGAGTAACACCATCAACAAGTTCGTCACCCAGAAATCAATCGTATCGAGAGCTTTGACGCCCTCGCTGAAGTAAACAACGAATGCAGCTCCGAAGGCGGTAATCACGCCCAGAATGGCCACCGATTGTTTACGATTTATATTCATCGCTTCTTCGAGGAAGGCGATGCCGGGTTGAAGCATCGAAAGCGAACTCGTCACCGCTGCGAGAAATAGTAGGAAGAAGAAAGCGAAGCCGAAGAAGTGGCCTCCCGGCATTTCGGAAAAGACCATTGGTAGGACGTTAAAACCGAGCCCGAAAGTACCCATGCCGGCGACCCCAGATATTCCGAGGAAGGCGTAGCCGGCGGGCAGGGTAGTAAGGCCCCCGATCCCGACTTCACAAAATTCGTTCGTGCTGGTAGCCGCGAGTCCGGAAAGCACTACATCATCCTTTTTGCTCAAATAGGACGAATAGGTGATGATGACCCCGAACCCGAC
The sequence above is a segment of the Pelagicoccus albus genome. Coding sequences within it:
- a CDS encoding YceI family protein — its product is MKKTTLALLTVAAMGFGSLTQAKEFDLEDPKGVNNIVFLLDAPLESINGTATGITGSVSFDLAEPESTSGKLVVAVDSLSVANPKMVEHMMGAKWLAAEEYPEISYELTGLSDVEKDGTMVKGTAHGVMTIKGVSKEMEAPITFSYLEGKLADRQRTPGDILVVRSSFDVKRSDFGINEGEMEDKVSDVVELRLSLAGFAPDET
- a CDS encoding chemotaxis protein CheV translates to MSLKTTTNQVSTKTDILLEVGTNEVEVFEFNIAGQHYGVNVAKVNQIIQRDQLKITRADCPPNGVLGSITFRGKPTMTIDLRSILGIYEEEPDSSRALMLVTQFNDQTVAFAIDGAERIHRVSWERFEPISSSFAQENPYVNGIIRLEDRLVLILDLEYILTLINPKLGMVVDSQKINKIEQEFKPRDHIKILFAEDSAMIRKMVFNQLNEVGFTNIELATNGKEALDKVRAAHEDSKATGKPFNEYYDLILTDIEMPVMDGLTFCKNVKQDLKVDTPLIVFSSLINDQMIAKCKAVGANGWGTKPKVNLIVDIIDRLIVNGEEDIADLLN